The following are from one region of the Salvia hispanica cultivar TCC Black 2014 chromosome 1, UniMelb_Shisp_WGS_1.0, whole genome shotgun sequence genome:
- the LOC125201435 gene encoding TNF receptor-associated factor homolog 1a-like isoform X6 codes for MTLLFKLILWTRGFGRYEYGCGFFHRYILIYPQGCDVCNHLSLFLCVANHDKLLPGWSHFAQFTIAVVNKDPKKSKYSDTLHRFWKKEHDWGWKKFMELSKVLDGFIDADTLIIKAQVQVIRERADRPFRCLDCQYRRELIRVYLTNVEQICRRFVEERRTKLGKLLEDKARWSSFCAFWLGMDQSSRRRMSREKSESILKVVVKQFFIEKEVTSTLVMDSLYSGLKALEGQNKGKKSKGKYLEAEELPIPIVGMEKDTFILVDDVLLLLERAAMEPLPPKDEKGPQNRTKDGTVGEEFNKDSIERDERRLTELGRRTIEIFVLAHIFSKIEVAYQEAVSLKKQEELIREEEAAWLAEIEQKSRRGIDKEKKSKKKQGKQKKNNRKGKDKVKDDKTSCTVHDKIEQEIIEIAAEPEIILEKTEAVEDASDASDSVDGVPEILLPDSDDRDVSPVNWVTDTSEVHPPIEAIGSATRGLPAVQNGTDGRALSAVDDSSSTCSSDSVLSVRSGPQRGNSCYDKIKNQKSATTGRNNHSKKTSSTCDWVNEELRQPFEAVQDARNTNDASQCPSSVDNLSQTASRSFQEKVRNGNVHEAGKKVEETGSMHKISKAKDAIEVKSCGDSVAHVTSSPKSPSNGTPLVAPVRVDTKSNAPVSQVLVKKPSSDSPKQTGNTVLSANLSENTPSPKPVPHKFASLRPADKPAGHQKHVTNEKIPTQEVMEPPPQKVAASKPAEKPSVSGYQKPVGMEKLPSQEVPVTSDKPSIPPIPVVSRPLSAPLVAGPRPVVSMVSMVQTAPVLARSVSAAGRLGPESTAYGTQSYLPQSYRNAMMVGPLAGSSSTYSQNHSATSVVNPSHSYSQAPTLGSAPLFSQHSSDRMDTNPTKPSLSFGILNHHDNVLQNGSLWMDRPQRGVDGNRNIHGDHNSLANDLHGLKLNGPMHSRSQEHLPSEYPACTSGRLNHHVLPDEFPHLDIINDLLDDGHGVGLASRANSDYQMFSSSPHHINRQYTFPGDPSMSSGAGPSASACRFDRTRSYHDDGYQHSYGVPGRSYDTLRDMVSPASSRPYVNGHVDSYMASQWQMGSSDAPLLRNMDSDGYPYNLPEYQNLSVGMNGYAVFRPSSNGL; via the exons ATGACATTATTATTTAAGCTGATTTTGTGGACCAG AGGCTTTGGCAGATATGAGTATGGGTGTGGCTTTTTCCATCG gtatattttgatttatccaCAAGGATGTGATGTCTGCAATCATCTCTCTTTGTTTCTTTGTGTAGCAAATCATGACAAGCTTCTTCCTG GGTGGAGTCATTTTGCCCAGTTCACAATTGCTGTTGTGAATAAAGATCCAAAAAAGTCCAAATATTCTg ATACGTTGCATCGTTTTTGGAAGAAGGAACATGACTGGGGATGGAAGAAATTTATGGAGCTATCAAAGGTGCTGGATGGGTTTATTGATGCTGATACTTTGATAATTAAAGCTCAAGTTCAGGTTATCAG GGAAAGAGCAGATCGACCTTTTCGTTGCCTTGACTGTCAGTATCGGAGAGAACTTATAAGAGTTTATTTAACGAACGTTGAACAGATTTGTCGGCGTTTTGTGGAAGAACGTAGGACAAAACTTGGAAAGCTACTAGAGGATAAAGCTAGATGGTCTAG TTTCTGTGCTTTCTGGTTGGGTATGGACCAAAGTTCTCGTCGCCGTATGTCACGAGAGAAGTCAGAATCCATTCTGAAAGTTGTTGTGAAGCAATTTTTCATAGAAAAGGAGGTGACATCTACACTTGTCATGGATTCTTTGTATAGTGGTTTGAAAGCTCTTGAAGGTCAGAATAAGGGTAAGAAGAGCAAGGGCAAGTATTTAGAGGCAGAAGAGTTACCTATTCCTATAGTTGGCATGGAGAAAGATACATTCATTTTGGTTGATGATGTATTGCTATTGCTCGAGCGGGCTGCTATGGAGCCTTTACCTCCAAAGGATGAGAAGGGACCCCAAAACCGTACTAAG GATGGGACTGTAGGAGAGGAGTTTAACAAAGATTCTATTGAACGTGATGAGAGGAGACTTACTGAATTGGGTCGCCGAACTATTGAGATATTTGTCTTAGCCCACATATTCAG TAAAATTGAGGTTGCATACCAAGAGGCTGTTTCCTTGAAGAAGCAAGAAGAACTCATCCGTGAAGAGGAGGCAGCTTGGCTTGCTGAAATAGAGCAAAAATCCAGGCGAGGAATTGATAAGGAAAAGAAGTCTAAAAAGAAACAG ggaaaacagaaaaagaataatCGAAAAGGAAAGGATAAAGTAAAGGATGACAAAACCAGCTGCACTGTCCACGACAAGATCGAGCAAGAAATAATAGAGATAGCTGCTGAGCCAGAAATTATACTTGAGAAAACCGAAGCAGTTGAAGATGCTTCTGATGCATCCGACTCTGTAGATGGTGTTCCTGAAATACTCCTACCAGATTCTGATGACAGAGATGTCAGTCCTGTCAATTGGGTGACAGATACTTCTGAAGTGCATCCTCCCATAGAAGCGATTGGCAGTGCGACTAGAGGTCTTCCTGCTGTGCAGAATGGCACAGATGGAAGAGCTCTATCTGCTGTAGATGATAGCTCTTCAACTTGTTCCTCTGACTCTGTGCTTTCTGTTAGATCTGGGCCACAGAGAGGCAATTCTTGTtacgataaaattaaaaaccaaaagTCAGCGACCAC AGGGAGGAACAACCACAGCAAGAAAACTTCTAGCACATGTGATTGGGTTAATGAAGAACTTAGGCAGCCATTTGAAGCTGTTCAAGATGCAAGGAATACAAATGACGCATCTCAATGTCCAAGTTCTGTTGACAATCTGTCCCAGACCGCTAGCCGGTCTTTTCAGGAGAAGGTGAGGAATGGGAATGTGCATGAAGCAGGGAAAAAG GTTGAAGAAACTGGTTCCatgcataaaatttcaaaagctAAAGACGCCATCGAAGTTAAATCATGTGGGGATAGTGTTGCACATGTAACTTCCTCGCCCAAGAGCCCTTCAAATGGAACACCGTTAGTTGCTCCAGTGAGAGTGGATACGAAGAGCAATGCTCCAGTTAGTCAAGTCCTGGTCAAGAAACCATCTTCAGATAGTCCTAAACAAACTGGTAACACTGTCCTTTCGGCAAATTTATCTGAAAATACTCCCTCACCTAAACCTGTACCACATAAGTTTGCTTCCTTAAGACCTGCTGACAAGCCTGCTGGACATCAAAAGCATGTCACAAATGAAAAGATTCCGACACAGGAAGTGATGGAGCCCCCCCCACAGAAGGTTGCAGCCTCAAAACCTGCTGAGAAACCCTCTGTCTCTGGATATCAGAAACCCGTTGGAATGGAAAAGCTTCCCTCACAAGAAGTGCCAGTCACATCCGACAAGCCCTCCATTCCGCCTATACCTGTAGTGTCAAGACCCTTGAGTGCCCCTCTAGTAGCTGGTCCTAGGCCTGTGGTTTCCATGGTTTCAATGGTGCAAACAGCACCTGTGCTGGCACGCTCAGTTAGTGCTGCTGGTCGGCTGGGCCCCGAAAGTACTGCGTATGGAACACAGAGTTACCTTCCACAATCCTATCGAAATGCAATGATGGTTGGTCCTCTTGCTGGAAGTTCGTCTACCTATTCTCAGAATCATTCTGCCACTTCAGTGGTAAATCCGTCACATTCTTACTCACAGGCACCCACACTTGGATCTGCACCTCTATTTTCACAGCACAGCTCCGATAGAATGGATACTAATCCGACCAAGCCTAGCCTGTCGTTCGGAATCTTGAATCACCATGATAATGTGTTGCAGAATGGGTCTCTCTGGATGGATCGCCCACAGAGAGGGGTGGACGGTAACAGAAATATACATGGTGATCATAATTCATTAGCAAATGATCTTCATGGTCTCAAATTGAATGGACCGATGCATAGCAGATCACAAGAACACCTCCCATCCGAGTATCCAGCCTGCACCTCGGGCCGCCTAAACCACCATGTACTGCCAGATGAATTCCCACACCTCGACATCATCAATGACTTGCTCGATGATGGTCATGGAGTTGGATTGGCGTCCAGAGCTAACTCTGATTATCAAATGTTCAGCAGTTCGCCCCATCACATCAACAGGCAGTATACCTTCCCCGGTGACCCCAGTATGTCTAGTGGGGCTGGCCCGTCAGCAAGTGCGTGCAGGTTCGACAGAACAAGAAGTTATCATGATGACGGTTACCAACACAGCTACGGTGTTCCTGGGAGAAGTTACGACACACTCAGGGATATGGTCTCACCGGCTAGTTCACGGCCGTATGTGAATGGGCATGTCGATAGTTACATGGCGAGCCAGTGGCAGATGGGAAGTTCGGATGCACCGTTGTTGAGGAATATGGACAGTGATGGCTATCCTTATAATTTACCAGAGTATCAGAACCTCAGTGTAGGCATGAATGGCTATGCAGTATTCAGACCTTCATCAAATGGACTTTGA
- the LOC125201435 gene encoding TNF receptor-associated factor homolog 1a-like isoform X2: MAGVAIEEGGAGRSFEGVSTGQQQPRCQTGEALAEWRSLEQVENGSPSTSPPYWDSDDDDDGGPKPPDLYGKYTWKIDKFSQINKRELRSNAFEVGGYKWYILIYPQGCDVCNHLSLFLCVANHDKLLPGWSHFAQFTIAVVNKDPKKSKYSDTLHRFWKKEHDWGWKKFMELSKVLDGFIDADTLIIKAQVQVIRERADRPFRCLDCQYRRELIRVYLTNVEQICRRFVEERRTKLGKLLEDKARWSSFCAFWLGMDQSSRRRMSREKSESILKVVVKQFFIEKEVTSTLVMDSLYSGLKALEGQNKGKKSKGKYLEAEELPIPIVGMEKDTFILVDDVLLLLERAAMEPLPPKDEKGPQNRTKDGTVGEEFNKDSIERDERRLTELGRRTIEIFVLAHIFSKIEVAYQEAVSLKKQEELIREEEAAWLAEIEQKSRRGIDKEKKSKKKQGKQKKNNRKGKDKVKDDKTSCTVHDKIEQEIIEIAAEPEIILEKTEAVEDASDASDSVDGVPEILLPDSDDRDVSPVNWVTDTSEVHPPIEAIGSATRGLPAVQNGTDGRALSAVDDSSSTCSSDSVLSVRSGPQRGNSCYDKIKNQKSATTGRNNHSKKTSSTCDWVNEELRQPFEAVQDARNTNDASQCPSSVDNLSQTASRSFQEKVRNGNVHEAGKKVEETGSMHKISKAKDAIEVKSCGDSVAHVTSSPKSPSNGTPLVAPVRVDTKSNAPVSQVLVKKPSSDSPKQTGNTVLSANLSENTPSPKPVPHKFASLRPADKPAGHQKHVTNEKIPTQEVMEPPPQKVAASKPAEKPSVSGYQKPVGMEKLPSQEVPVTSDKPSIPPIPVVSRPLSAPLVAGPRPVVSMVSMVQTAPVLARSVSAAGRLGPESTAYGTQSYLPQSYRNAMMVGPLAGSSSTYSQNHSATSVVNPSHSYSQAPTLGSAPLFSQHSSDRMDTNPTKPSLSFGILNHHDNVLQNGSLWMDRPQRGVDGNRNIHGDHNSLANDLHGLKLNGPMHSRSQEHLPSEYPACTSGRLNHHVLPDEFPHLDIINDLLDDGHGVGLASRANSDYQMFSSSPHHINRQYTFPGDPSMSSGAGPSASACRFDRTRSYHDDGYQHSYGVPGRSYDTLRDMVSPASSRPYVNGHVDSYMASQWQMGSSDAPLLRNMDSDGYPYNLPEYQNLSVGMNGYAVFRPSSNGL; encoded by the exons ATGGCTGGAGTTGCAATTGAGGAGGGCGGAGCTGGAAGATCATTTGAAGGGGTTTCAACTGGGCAACAGCAGCCACGATGTCAAACTGGGGAAGCATTAGCTGAATGGAGGTCTTTAGAGCAGGTTGAAAATGGGAGTCCATCTACTTCTCCCCCTTACTGGGACAGTGACGACGATGATGATGGAG GACCAAAGCCACCCGACTTATATGGAAAGTATACTTGGAAGATTGATAAGTTTTCTCAAATCAACAAAAGAGAACTTCGTAGCAATGCATTTGAAGTTGGAGGCTACAAATG gtatattttgatttatccaCAAGGATGTGATGTCTGCAATCATCTCTCTTTGTTTCTTTGTGTAGCAAATCATGACAAGCTTCTTCCTG GGTGGAGTCATTTTGCCCAGTTCACAATTGCTGTTGTGAATAAAGATCCAAAAAAGTCCAAATATTCTg ATACGTTGCATCGTTTTTGGAAGAAGGAACATGACTGGGGATGGAAGAAATTTATGGAGCTATCAAAGGTGCTGGATGGGTTTATTGATGCTGATACTTTGATAATTAAAGCTCAAGTTCAGGTTATCAG GGAAAGAGCAGATCGACCTTTTCGTTGCCTTGACTGTCAGTATCGGAGAGAACTTATAAGAGTTTATTTAACGAACGTTGAACAGATTTGTCGGCGTTTTGTGGAAGAACGTAGGACAAAACTTGGAAAGCTACTAGAGGATAAAGCTAGATGGTCTAG TTTCTGTGCTTTCTGGTTGGGTATGGACCAAAGTTCTCGTCGCCGTATGTCACGAGAGAAGTCAGAATCCATTCTGAAAGTTGTTGTGAAGCAATTTTTCATAGAAAAGGAGGTGACATCTACACTTGTCATGGATTCTTTGTATAGTGGTTTGAAAGCTCTTGAAGGTCAGAATAAGGGTAAGAAGAGCAAGGGCAAGTATTTAGAGGCAGAAGAGTTACCTATTCCTATAGTTGGCATGGAGAAAGATACATTCATTTTGGTTGATGATGTATTGCTATTGCTCGAGCGGGCTGCTATGGAGCCTTTACCTCCAAAGGATGAGAAGGGACCCCAAAACCGTACTAAG GATGGGACTGTAGGAGAGGAGTTTAACAAAGATTCTATTGAACGTGATGAGAGGAGACTTACTGAATTGGGTCGCCGAACTATTGAGATATTTGTCTTAGCCCACATATTCAG TAAAATTGAGGTTGCATACCAAGAGGCTGTTTCCTTGAAGAAGCAAGAAGAACTCATCCGTGAAGAGGAGGCAGCTTGGCTTGCTGAAATAGAGCAAAAATCCAGGCGAGGAATTGATAAGGAAAAGAAGTCTAAAAAGAAACAG ggaaaacagaaaaagaataatCGAAAAGGAAAGGATAAAGTAAAGGATGACAAAACCAGCTGCACTGTCCACGACAAGATCGAGCAAGAAATAATAGAGATAGCTGCTGAGCCAGAAATTATACTTGAGAAAACCGAAGCAGTTGAAGATGCTTCTGATGCATCCGACTCTGTAGATGGTGTTCCTGAAATACTCCTACCAGATTCTGATGACAGAGATGTCAGTCCTGTCAATTGGGTGACAGATACTTCTGAAGTGCATCCTCCCATAGAAGCGATTGGCAGTGCGACTAGAGGTCTTCCTGCTGTGCAGAATGGCACAGATGGAAGAGCTCTATCTGCTGTAGATGATAGCTCTTCAACTTGTTCCTCTGACTCTGTGCTTTCTGTTAGATCTGGGCCACAGAGAGGCAATTCTTGTtacgataaaattaaaaaccaaaagTCAGCGACCAC AGGGAGGAACAACCACAGCAAGAAAACTTCTAGCACATGTGATTGGGTTAATGAAGAACTTAGGCAGCCATTTGAAGCTGTTCAAGATGCAAGGAATACAAATGACGCATCTCAATGTCCAAGTTCTGTTGACAATCTGTCCCAGACCGCTAGCCGGTCTTTTCAGGAGAAGGTGAGGAATGGGAATGTGCATGAAGCAGGGAAAAAG GTTGAAGAAACTGGTTCCatgcataaaatttcaaaagctAAAGACGCCATCGAAGTTAAATCATGTGGGGATAGTGTTGCACATGTAACTTCCTCGCCCAAGAGCCCTTCAAATGGAACACCGTTAGTTGCTCCAGTGAGAGTGGATACGAAGAGCAATGCTCCAGTTAGTCAAGTCCTGGTCAAGAAACCATCTTCAGATAGTCCTAAACAAACTGGTAACACTGTCCTTTCGGCAAATTTATCTGAAAATACTCCCTCACCTAAACCTGTACCACATAAGTTTGCTTCCTTAAGACCTGCTGACAAGCCTGCTGGACATCAAAAGCATGTCACAAATGAAAAGATTCCGACACAGGAAGTGATGGAGCCCCCCCCACAGAAGGTTGCAGCCTCAAAACCTGCTGAGAAACCCTCTGTCTCTGGATATCAGAAACCCGTTGGAATGGAAAAGCTTCCCTCACAAGAAGTGCCAGTCACATCCGACAAGCCCTCCATTCCGCCTATACCTGTAGTGTCAAGACCCTTGAGTGCCCCTCTAGTAGCTGGTCCTAGGCCTGTGGTTTCCATGGTTTCAATGGTGCAAACAGCACCTGTGCTGGCACGCTCAGTTAGTGCTGCTGGTCGGCTGGGCCCCGAAAGTACTGCGTATGGAACACAGAGTTACCTTCCACAATCCTATCGAAATGCAATGATGGTTGGTCCTCTTGCTGGAAGTTCGTCTACCTATTCTCAGAATCATTCTGCCACTTCAGTGGTAAATCCGTCACATTCTTACTCACAGGCACCCACACTTGGATCTGCACCTCTATTTTCACAGCACAGCTCCGATAGAATGGATACTAATCCGACCAAGCCTAGCCTGTCGTTCGGAATCTTGAATCACCATGATAATGTGTTGCAGAATGGGTCTCTCTGGATGGATCGCCCACAGAGAGGGGTGGACGGTAACAGAAATATACATGGTGATCATAATTCATTAGCAAATGATCTTCATGGTCTCAAATTGAATGGACCGATGCATAGCAGATCACAAGAACACCTCCCATCCGAGTATCCAGCCTGCACCTCGGGCCGCCTAAACCACCATGTACTGCCAGATGAATTCCCACACCTCGACATCATCAATGACTTGCTCGATGATGGTCATGGAGTTGGATTGGCGTCCAGAGCTAACTCTGATTATCAAATGTTCAGCAGTTCGCCCCATCACATCAACAGGCAGTATACCTTCCCCGGTGACCCCAGTATGTCTAGTGGGGCTGGCCCGTCAGCAAGTGCGTGCAGGTTCGACAGAACAAGAAGTTATCATGATGACGGTTACCAACACAGCTACGGTGTTCCTGGGAGAAGTTACGACACACTCAGGGATATGGTCTCACCGGCTAGTTCACGGCCGTATGTGAATGGGCATGTCGATAGTTACATGGCGAGCCAGTGGCAGATGGGAAGTTCGGATGCACCGTTGTTGAGGAATATGGACAGTGATGGCTATCCTTATAATTTACCAGAGTATCAGAACCTCAGTGTAGGCATGAATGGCTATGCAGTATTCAGACCTTCATCAAATGGACTTTGA
- the LOC125201435 gene encoding TNF receptor-associated factor homolog 1a-like isoform X5, translating into MTLLFKLILWTRGFGRYEYGCGFFHRYILIYPQGCDVCNHLSLFLCVANHDKLLPGMAHYSGWSHFAQFTIAVVNKDPKKSKYSDTLHRFWKKEHDWGWKKFMELSKVLDGFIDADTLIIKAQVQVIRERADRPFRCLDCQYRRELIRVYLTNVEQICRRFVEERRTKLGKLLEDKARWSSFCAFWLGMDQSSRRRMSREKSESILKVVVKQFFIEKEVTSTLVMDSLYSGLKALEGQNKGKKSKGKYLEAEELPIPIVGMEKDTFILVDDVLLLLERAAMEPLPPKDEKGPQNRTKDGTVGEEFNKDSIERDERRLTELGRRTIEIFVLAHIFSKIEVAYQEAVSLKKQEELIREEEAAWLAEIEQKSRRGIDKEKKSKKKQGKQKKNNRKGKDKVKDDKTSCTVHDKIEQEIIEIAAEPEIILEKTEAVEDASDASDSVDGVPEILLPDSDDRDVSPVNWVTDTSEVHPPIEAIGSATRGLPAVQNGTDGRALSAVDDSSSTCSSDSVLSVRSGPQRGNSCYDKIKNQKSATTGRNNHSKKTSSTCDWVNEELRQPFEAVQDARNTNDASQCPSSVDNLSQTASRSFQEKVRNGNVHEAGKKVEETGSMHKISKAKDAIEVKSCGDSVAHVTSSPKSPSNGTPLVAPVRVDTKSNAPVSQVLVKKPSSDSPKQTGNTVLSANLSENTPSPKPVPHKFASLRPADKPAGHQKHVTNEKIPTQEVMEPPPQKVAASKPAEKPSVSGYQKPVGMEKLPSQEVPVTSDKPSIPPIPVVSRPLSAPLVAGPRPVVSMVSMVQTAPVLARSVSAAGRLGPESTAYGTQSYLPQSYRNAMMVGPLAGSSSTYSQNHSATSVVNPSHSYSQAPTLGSAPLFSQHSSDRMDTNPTKPSLSFGILNHHDNVLQNGSLWMDRPQRGVDGNRNIHGDHNSLANDLHGLKLNGPMHSRSQEHLPSEYPACTSGRLNHHVLPDEFPHLDIINDLLDDGHGVGLASRANSDYQMFSSSPHHINRQYTFPGDPSMSSGAGPSASACRFDRTRSYHDDGYQHSYGVPGRSYDTLRDMVSPASSRPYVNGHVDSYMASQWQMGSSDAPLLRNMDSDGYPYNLPEYQNLSVGMNGYAVFRPSSNGL; encoded by the exons ATGACATTATTATTTAAGCTGATTTTGTGGACCAG AGGCTTTGGCAGATATGAGTATGGGTGTGGCTTTTTCCATCG gtatattttgatttatccaCAAGGATGTGATGTCTGCAATCATCTCTCTTTGTTTCTTTGTGTAGCAAATCATGACAAGCTTCTTCCTGGTATGGCACATTACAGTG GGTGGAGTCATTTTGCCCAGTTCACAATTGCTGTTGTGAATAAAGATCCAAAAAAGTCCAAATATTCTg ATACGTTGCATCGTTTTTGGAAGAAGGAACATGACTGGGGATGGAAGAAATTTATGGAGCTATCAAAGGTGCTGGATGGGTTTATTGATGCTGATACTTTGATAATTAAAGCTCAAGTTCAGGTTATCAG GGAAAGAGCAGATCGACCTTTTCGTTGCCTTGACTGTCAGTATCGGAGAGAACTTATAAGAGTTTATTTAACGAACGTTGAACAGATTTGTCGGCGTTTTGTGGAAGAACGTAGGACAAAACTTGGAAAGCTACTAGAGGATAAAGCTAGATGGTCTAG TTTCTGTGCTTTCTGGTTGGGTATGGACCAAAGTTCTCGTCGCCGTATGTCACGAGAGAAGTCAGAATCCATTCTGAAAGTTGTTGTGAAGCAATTTTTCATAGAAAAGGAGGTGACATCTACACTTGTCATGGATTCTTTGTATAGTGGTTTGAAAGCTCTTGAAGGTCAGAATAAGGGTAAGAAGAGCAAGGGCAAGTATTTAGAGGCAGAAGAGTTACCTATTCCTATAGTTGGCATGGAGAAAGATACATTCATTTTGGTTGATGATGTATTGCTATTGCTCGAGCGGGCTGCTATGGAGCCTTTACCTCCAAAGGATGAGAAGGGACCCCAAAACCGTACTAAG GATGGGACTGTAGGAGAGGAGTTTAACAAAGATTCTATTGAACGTGATGAGAGGAGACTTACTGAATTGGGTCGCCGAACTATTGAGATATTTGTCTTAGCCCACATATTCAG TAAAATTGAGGTTGCATACCAAGAGGCTGTTTCCTTGAAGAAGCAAGAAGAACTCATCCGTGAAGAGGAGGCAGCTTGGCTTGCTGAAATAGAGCAAAAATCCAGGCGAGGAATTGATAAGGAAAAGAAGTCTAAAAAGAAACAG ggaaaacagaaaaagaataatCGAAAAGGAAAGGATAAAGTAAAGGATGACAAAACCAGCTGCACTGTCCACGACAAGATCGAGCAAGAAATAATAGAGATAGCTGCTGAGCCAGAAATTATACTTGAGAAAACCGAAGCAGTTGAAGATGCTTCTGATGCATCCGACTCTGTAGATGGTGTTCCTGAAATACTCCTACCAGATTCTGATGACAGAGATGTCAGTCCTGTCAATTGGGTGACAGATACTTCTGAAGTGCATCCTCCCATAGAAGCGATTGGCAGTGCGACTAGAGGTCTTCCTGCTGTGCAGAATGGCACAGATGGAAGAGCTCTATCTGCTGTAGATGATAGCTCTTCAACTTGTTCCTCTGACTCTGTGCTTTCTGTTAGATCTGGGCCACAGAGAGGCAATTCTTGTtacgataaaattaaaaaccaaaagTCAGCGACCAC AGGGAGGAACAACCACAGCAAGAAAACTTCTAGCACATGTGATTGGGTTAATGAAGAACTTAGGCAGCCATTTGAAGCTGTTCAAGATGCAAGGAATACAAATGACGCATCTCAATGTCCAAGTTCTGTTGACAATCTGTCCCAGACCGCTAGCCGGTCTTTTCAGGAGAAGGTGAGGAATGGGAATGTGCATGAAGCAGGGAAAAAG GTTGAAGAAACTGGTTCCatgcataaaatttcaaaagctAAAGACGCCATCGAAGTTAAATCATGTGGGGATAGTGTTGCACATGTAACTTCCTCGCCCAAGAGCCCTTCAAATGGAACACCGTTAGTTGCTCCAGTGAGAGTGGATACGAAGAGCAATGCTCCAGTTAGTCAAGTCCTGGTCAAGAAACCATCTTCAGATAGTCCTAAACAAACTGGTAACACTGTCCTTTCGGCAAATTTATCTGAAAATACTCCCTCACCTAAACCTGTACCACATAAGTTTGCTTCCTTAAGACCTGCTGACAAGCCTGCTGGACATCAAAAGCATGTCACAAATGAAAAGATTCCGACACAGGAAGTGATGGAGCCCCCCCCACAGAAGGTTGCAGCCTCAAAACCTGCTGAGAAACCCTCTGTCTCTGGATATCAGAAACCCGTTGGAATGGAAAAGCTTCCCTCACAAGAAGTGCCAGTCACATCCGACAAGCCCTCCATTCCGCCTATACCTGTAGTGTCAAGACCCTTGAGTGCCCCTCTAGTAGCTGGTCCTAGGCCTGTGGTTTCCATGGTTTCAATGGTGCAAACAGCACCTGTGCTGGCACGCTCAGTTAGTGCTGCTGGTCGGCTGGGCCCCGAAAGTACTGCGTATGGAACACAGAGTTACCTTCCACAATCCTATCGAAATGCAATGATGGTTGGTCCTCTTGCTGGAAGTTCGTCTACCTATTCTCAGAATCATTCTGCCACTTCAGTGGTAAATCCGTCACATTCTTACTCACAGGCACCCACACTTGGATCTGCACCTCTATTTTCACAGCACAGCTCCGATAGAATGGATACTAATCCGACCAAGCCTAGCCTGTCGTTCGGAATCTTGAATCACCATGATAATGTGTTGCAGAATGGGTCTCTCTGGATGGATCGCCCACAGAGAGGGGTGGACGGTAACAGAAATATACATGGTGATCATAATTCATTAGCAAATGATCTTCATGGTCTCAAATTGAATGGACCGATGCATAGCAGATCACAAGAACACCTCCCATCCGAGTATCCAGCCTGCACCTCGGGCCGCCTAAACCACCATGTACTGCCAGATGAATTCCCACACCTCGACATCATCAATGACTTGCTCGATGATGGTCATGGAGTTGGATTGGCGTCCAGAGCTAACTCTGATTATCAAATGTTCAGCAGTTCGCCCCATCACATCAACAGGCAGTATACCTTCCCCGGTGACCCCAGTATGTCTAGTGGGGCTGGCCCGTCAGCAAGTGCGTGCAGGTTCGACAGAACAAGAAGTTATCATGATGACGGTTACCAACACAGCTACGGTGTTCCTGGGAGAAGTTACGACACACTCAGGGATATGGTCTCACCGGCTAGTTCACGGCCGTATGTGAATGGGCATGTCGATAGTTACATGGCGAGCCAGTGGCAGATGGGAAGTTCGGATGCACCGTTGTTGAGGAATATGGACAGTGATGGCTATCCTTATAATTTACCAGAGTATCAGAACCTCAGTGTAGGCATGAATGGCTATGCAGTATTCAGACCTTCATCAAATGGACTTTGA